One stretch of Pseudoxanthomonas sp. Root65 DNA includes these proteins:
- the mraZ gene encoding division/cell wall cluster transcriptional repressor MraZ, with amino-acid sequence MFQGETAITVDDKGRLAVPTAYRDLVARECGNRLVITYNPFEAGSLYLYPEKVWQRVRDEVSKLPSTQKAHRSLQLKLIGAASPVELDGNGRISVPASHRSAVGIEKKAVLLGMGEKFELWSEQAHHAQIRQTLTDDDLSAHMLELRL; translated from the coding sequence GTGTTTCAGGGTGAGACCGCCATCACAGTGGACGACAAGGGACGGCTCGCGGTGCCCACCGCGTACCGCGACCTTGTCGCGCGCGAGTGCGGCAACCGTCTGGTCATCACCTACAACCCCTTCGAGGCCGGCAGCCTGTACCTGTACCCCGAAAAGGTCTGGCAGCGGGTCCGCGACGAGGTCAGCAAGCTCCCCAGCACCCAGAAGGCGCACCGCAGCCTGCAGCTGAAGCTGATCGGCGCCGCGTCGCCGGTCGAACTGGACGGCAATGGACGCATCAGCGTGCCGGCCAGCCATCGCAGCGCGGTGGGCATCGAGAAGAAGGCCGTGCTGCTGGGCATGGGCGAGAAGTTCGAACTCTGGAGCGAACAGGCGCATCACGCGCAGATCCGTCAGACCCTCACTGACGACGATCTGAGCGCACACATGCTCGAGCTGCGCTTGTGA
- the rsmH gene encoding 16S rRNA (cytosine(1402)-N(4))-methyltransferase RsmH gives MEGLQVKEDGTYLDGTFGRGGHARGVLQQLGPGGRLLLMDKDPDAIAHAEQTFAGDARVSIFRGSFASLAEWNETAAGLDGVLLDLGVSSPQLDVAERGFSFGKDGPLDMRMDPESGESAAEWIARADERDIADVLWTYGEEKQSRRIARAIVARRATQPFTRTADLAAAIASVMPRGEKIHPATRSFQAIRIHINRELADLEAGLDAALARLKVGGRLAVISFHSLEDRIVKQFINRHAKAPPANRRFPVAVDFVPTLRAIGSGQKGEADEVASNPRARSAVLRVAEKLGIGNGESGFAIADSGMGAGSGPAVASASRIPNPESPIPASTGGTA, from the coding sequence ATGGAAGGGCTGCAGGTGAAAGAGGACGGGACATATCTGGACGGCACCTTCGGGCGCGGAGGCCATGCGCGCGGCGTGCTGCAACAACTCGGCCCGGGAGGCCGGCTGCTGTTGATGGACAAGGATCCCGACGCGATCGCCCATGCCGAACAGACGTTCGCGGGCGATGCGCGCGTGTCGATCTTCCGCGGTAGTTTCGCCTCGCTGGCGGAATGGAACGAAACCGCCGCCGGCCTGGATGGCGTGCTGCTCGATCTGGGCGTGTCGTCGCCGCAGCTGGATGTCGCCGAGCGCGGCTTCAGCTTCGGCAAGGACGGCCCGCTGGACATGCGCATGGACCCGGAGTCCGGCGAGAGCGCGGCCGAGTGGATCGCCCGCGCCGACGAGCGCGACATCGCCGATGTGCTGTGGACCTACGGCGAAGAGAAACAGAGCCGCCGCATCGCCCGCGCCATCGTCGCCCGTCGCGCGACACAGCCGTTCACCCGCACCGCCGACCTGGCGGCGGCGATCGCGTCGGTCATGCCGCGCGGCGAAAAGATCCATCCGGCCACGCGCAGCTTCCAGGCCATCCGCATCCATATCAACCGCGAGCTGGCGGACCTGGAAGCCGGACTGGATGCGGCGCTGGCGCGGCTCAAGGTCGGTGGGCGTTTGGCGGTGATCAGCTTCCATTCGCTGGAAGACCGCATCGTCAAGCAGTTCATCAACAGGCATGCCAAGGCGCCGCCGGCCAATCGCCGCTTTCCGGTGGCGGTGGACTTCGTGCCCACGCTGCGCGCGATCGGCAGCGGGCAGAAGGGCGAGGCCGACGAAGTGGCCTCCAACCCGCGCGCCCGCAGCGCGGTGCTGCGGGTGGCTGAGAAGCTGGGCATCGGGAATGGGGAGTCGGGATTCGCAATAGCGGACAGCGGCATGGGTGCCGGTTCCGGCCCTGCTGTGGCTTCCGCTTCCCGAATCCCCAATCCCGAATCCCCAATCCCGGCCTCCACAGGAGGCACCGCATGA
- the ftsL gene encoding cell division protein FtsL — protein MSRFLIIVLVLANIASAIGVVYARHRHRVLFDEVTRLERARDELNVEFGRLQLEQATVAEATRIDQVARVRLGMKFPEAADVVVIRP, from the coding sequence ATGAGCCGCTTCCTGATCATCGTGCTGGTGCTGGCCAACATCGCCTCGGCGATCGGCGTGGTCTATGCGCGTCACCGCCATCGCGTGCTGTTCGATGAAGTGACGCGGCTGGAGCGCGCGCGCGACGAGCTGAACGTCGAGTTCGGCCGCCTGCAACTGGAGCAGGCCACGGTCGCCGAGGCCACGCGCATCGACCAGGTCGCGCGCGTGCGTCTGGGCATGAAGTTCCCGGAAGCGGCCGACGTGGTGGTGATCCGCCCATGA